Below is a genomic region from Neurospora crassa OR74A linkage group VII, whole genome shotgun sequence.
GCGCCACTCAACCAGATCTGGGCATCCAAAAAGCCGCTCCGAGAGCTTCCATCCAACCCTTACCACCACAGCCCGGAATTCTACCAAAAGATTGCACTCAGATTGAAAGACGACAAAGACAACAGTGTTGGAAGCCAGGACGATGGCTGGCTTTGGATTTCTGACGTGCACCCAGAGGGCTTCACCCACGATTGGGAACAGGATCTGCTTGACCAAGCGACCGAAGAAGCGGTCGAAGAGGAGCAAAGTGATGAAGAAAGCGACACAGAACAGTGGGTAGACGAGGGTCCATTTGAAGAGCCTTACgaagcggaagaagaggacccTGACTCTAAAGATCATTTTTGGCCCGAGGATAAGGACGAAGCCGGGCAGCCACTCCTCAAGATGGCTTCCCAAGACTCTCGATACACGTGGCGCAACGACTTCTTCAGCCTGAAGCGCCGCCCGCTCGAAACAGAGGACGACTCCCTTAGCGGAAAACCGCCACGCCACCCTCTGTTCTGGTGGCATCCCATTGACCTCGCTGTTTATTTTGGGCACAAGGACATTATCCGGTACCTGGTAGCGAACGGCATTAGAGTTCAACATGGAATGTCGCGTGGCCTCTGCCGCCAAAGAGACTTTTCTTATGCATGTCCCGACGGAGGGTGCGACCACCATACGCGCCCCCCCGCCACACCAGGGCGACTAGGCCATGcagattttaaatactttgtCCACACTCTCCTGGGGCTGGTCGCGTGTAAGGAAACTGGTCAGGGCCGGGACATGTACCACTTTTTGCGGGAAATTCACGGCTGGAGTAGGTTGCAGATGCGTTTTGCTGGGGTGATGGCGTGGAGGGGGTAATTAAGTTTGAGGACTCGGAGGGGCGACGGCTTTTGTGTGACTTTTCTCTGGATAGGTAGTATGGCCGGCAGGGTGAAGGAGACGGGAGTTCATGATTACAATTTCAGACTAGAAAGAATCTTCCTCAGTTGATTCAGCAAAGACCGTTAAGTTGCTACTCAAGTTGTCCGTGAAGTGCCTGCCGCATTGAATCTGCAAGAGCTTCTGGCTTGATCCCAGGGCAGTTTGCCAGTCTTCAGCTCCTTCCCGTCCTTTGTTGCTCGGCCGCCAATGGAGACAAAAGTTGGGACAGGGGAcaaggagggggggggggcatcGTTTTACCAAAACGGCAATTGCGATGTGTAAGAGTTAGCGAGTTACGTACTTGAGTCCTCTTACAATGCCAAGGCTGTTAAGGCTGCGCTTCGTTGGCTGCTATTCTACATAGTAGCGCACATGGGTACACGGTGAGGCTCACTAACAGCAGAAGCAATCAATGGTATGAGCACTTAACAGTTCCAGAATGCGAAGAGTGACACCGTACGCCTTTGCTATCTACGCAGTAGTGGCGGCCAGCATTAACCTTAGTGCTATGCGACTTTCAGTTCTGCAAGCCtccatttttttcttttctcctctttttccATCACCATGTTCACAAAGCGACAAGACACACCAAAACAACAGGTTATATCACGTCAAGACCCTTGAATGAATGCTTCAACCGGACGCCGGCAATTGCAGCGCATCTACTAACAGACTGGTGACAGCTCAAACACGGCTATTGCCATTTCTCGTCCCGACACGCCGACAGCGATAGACACGGCACCATTGCCCCCTGCACAATCTCCTGGCCATGCGGCAGATGGATCCAGCAGTTGGCTTCGATAAACGGATACACCTTGCCCGGGCCTTGGTCCTTGGTCATGCGAACCACCTTGCGTCGCCCATCTTCGCTCGCCGTCACCCGTCCGTGTCGGAAGCAGTCCATACAGAGCGGTCCACAGTCGTTACCCATGGATGCCTCGACCGGGGCTCCCGCGTCCATGTTCGGTTCCGATTCCTGCCTTGTCGAACATCGCAGTTCCAGCGTCGCCATAAGCGGCTCGTCCGCCTTCTCGCCTCGGACGAACTGAAGGTACGGGACGATCAAGAACCTGAAAGACGCCGCCATCGCACAAGGGTCTCCCGGAAGCCCAAAGAAGGATACAAGTCCATTGTTGGGTGCCGTCGACTCGAGCGACGCAAACATGGCTGTGCCTCCCGGTCGCATCGCCACCCCGTGGAAGTGCACTTGTCCCCCCAGCTTCTCGATCACGGATCTGACAAAGCCCGACCTGCCTGGCGTGGCTGCCCCTGTCGTGACCAGAACGTCGAACTTGTCTGTCGCCATCGTCTCGCCTAGTGCCTTTTCCAGCACCGCCGGATCGTCGCCGGGCAGCAAGCCCAGAAAGTGCGGCTCTGCTCCGAATTCCTTCAAAGCTGCCATCAGATAAGGCCCGTCAGCATCATATGTATACCGGGTGCTGCTCCTCTTGGTTGCAGTCGGTCCGTCGACATCGCTCCGCACGATTTCTCTGCCAGTTGACCACACCCCAACCCGAACCAGCGGCTCAACAGCGACCTCCTTGATCCCGACCGACGCGAGCGGCAACACATGGCTGGACCGTATCTTCATCCCCGCTCTTATCAGTCTGTCTCCCTTGCTGATATCTTCTCCAGCCCTCCGGCGGTTGGCATTGTACGTAACCGGCTTGGTAATCTTGATGAACCTGTTGCCCAACTGCGGATCGGCCTTTGGTACTTCTGACACCGACACTTCCTGGACGTCTGTTGCCCAGACGCATGCGTCCATATGTATCAAGTGTTCGGTGGCCGTGTCGGGAAATCTGGCGCCGACCATGATTTCGTAGCATTGGAGAACACCGTCGGGTCCCCTACAGGGCGGCATTAGTGGTGGTTTCTCGCCTGCCGTGATGGTTCCTGCTACGCGAAAGTAGACCGGATTCATGGGCGAGGCGTTGATGGTGGCTGAGGACACCAATGCAAAtccgtcggcggcggccgtATCGAAGGGCGGTGTTGAGTCGGGGCTCAGAATGTCCTTGGCCGCTGTTCGCCCGACCGAGTCTTCGAGTGGAACGAGCTCCTCCGTTCTTGTTCTGCGTTTGGACATATCGTTGGCCGTCTTTTGCAATATCTGCAATGCAGCTTGATACTGCATCGCCATTGTCGTGAGGGGCGTTGTATGCATTTTGGGCTTGCTTCTTATCGAGTATCTGGCATGCTCATTACGGACAGCTGAGGAAATGCGACCGGGGAGGATGGATAAATAGTTGGAGATTGTCAGGATGACGTCGGTGAGGAGCCTCTCGAGTTGTGCTTTTTCCAGCTGTTTGCAGCAGTCGGGGCCACCTGCACGATTCTCCAACGAGAGCCTGCATCTCCGCGTTTGGCTTTCATTCAGTCTGATACGAGCATTGGTCACAGGGTTGCGGTCTTTTGCCGTAGGTTTCAGTATTTTCTTGGACCGATATTTTGTCTTTGGAGCTGTGAAGTGTGTGTTACAAACGGCGATTTACCAACAAAACGAAACGCTCATCCGCTGCCTCCAGGACCATCTCCTTTCCAAACATAGCCTTCACATGCCTCAATTGACGTATAAGATCAACCATCTTTGTGTGTCCATAGACCTGACATAATACCATCAATATCCGTTTGTTCTctgccctcctccacccacaACCTTTCACCTCATTTTCCTGTCGATTCAGTTGCCTTTGCGCAGCTTGGACAGCTCCATCGGCATAGTAGCGGCTTTATACGTAGGCGGCATTTCCATAGGCCCTACACTTGAAGGCGGATTCCTCACAACGCCTGCCGGCCAGGCCATCTGGCTTTCCACGTCGGCGACGCCGCGATGATTCCCCGGCTCCCGAGAAAATAGTTCGCACGCCTCCCGACACTTACTCCCGTCATACATACACCCGCCGGCGCACCACTTGCACACGGGGATGCAACAATCCATCACAGCCGATTCCACCAGTATCCACAGCAGAACAAGAGGCCAAAGTAGCCCTTTGAGCACGGCCCAGAGAATGCGGGCGGTGAACCTCGTGCGcggcgccaccaccacccccgtcTCCTCGGTACTGTCCACCCTTTCATCCATGATCGCCATTAAAAACGTCATATAGCTTCCAGCTACAAGTATCCAGATTGCCCCGGAGACCCAAAAGATGATCGTGGCGCTATCGATTTGGCTGTCTGTAGGGGTGGAGGCCGATCCCTCGATTGATGGGGAGGCTGTCAAAGGTGGCATGATGACAGATATGAACGCGGCTATCGTCTTGGTGGTTTATTAGATGGGTGTTGTTATTCTTGTCTCGTGTGATGAAGATGGATTAGGAGTTCGGATCTGATGAAGAGAGTCCCAGGTTAGCACGGTTTCGGATGATTTGAAAGCGAATGCTATTGTGTGAATGTGCCATGGAAACCTATGATGGATCCTGTTGTTTGTACCTGACTCTGATGGGTTGGAGTTTCGTTGCAGTTATCAATGGTTGCGTGATGCTTCGAAGGCTGATGTCGAGGAACGTTGAATGAAAGGAAAGTGCAAAGGAGCGAGCAGCAactggaaggaaggaagaacaGAACGCAGAATATAAAGCCCTCATATTGCGTCTTCATGCACAAGCAAAAGCTGACTCACTTCTCTCTAGGACGTCCGGCGATGCAGTCTTTTGCAGCAGGtttgaaagaagaagcaactCAAATCCTGTAGCATGCATCACTACCTTGAGGGCTCCTTCCTATCCACCTGCAGAGTTGTGagcatacctctaccaagGAAGACAAGAGAAagaaatggaaaaaaaaccaaagtTTAAAAAGCACGAAAGCAGCGCGGCATCCAGTCTATCATGCATGATTATTGCAACCTCCTCGTTTTCATGATACCAAGAACGTGCCTTATCACTTAGTCACCTCATGCATCATCGAGCTGCCAGGAGTGCTCATGTCCACTATCCCGTTCAACAACCACCGTGTATTCCACAACGAGAAGGGCATCACATCTCTAAAGACTCTTTCCAAGAAGACAGCTCTCGACGCGCCATCCACTCCCTCCTTTTCACCTCGCCAGGCCACAGCCGTGTTAAGCCAAGCTTGAGGCTCATGCAGACTGCTGCACCACACTGCTCAGCTACCGTAAAGACTTGGGCGGATGATTTTTAGGTTCCCTGGAAATCAGACATAATGTGGAAGTATACTATAACATTCATGCCCGCCAAAAATTGTATGCATAACGGTGAAAATGAATAATCTACCCTCCAGCGCCCTCAAAAGGTTAGGTGGCAAAAGGCAGGGCATTAGGGATATCGAATTTACAACACTTCAGGATAACAACACGTCTCTTATTTTGGTGGGCATAAAATGCACACATTTGGGCAGTATGCTTCTAGATTAAGCCTGGCTTCCGTGGAACCTAAAAATCATCCGCCCGAGTCTTTACGGTACGCTGCCAGTTGTATGTTAAACACTGACTAACCTAGGGCCCTCTATCAACGCCCTTCCAAGGTCAGTTTGCTGGCTGACTCTGCCTTGGAACCCACTCACTGGCCCTCCCGTCCAAGATTTCTTGGAATGCTGCGCTTAGTTTCCGTCATTATTTCCCACATCCGTCCGGCATTCGTGTTTTGCACTCGCCCCCACGACAGTTCGTGATGGTAGCTAACTCAAAAATAGGCCAGAATAGTAATGGTATGCACTGCTGACTCGCTCCCAACCTTATATACAGTGAGTGACCATGATGCCTCAATGGGAGGCCTGTCGCTGCCGCGGCCCTtccgcatcaccaccaactaTCTCATTCTTTTTCCGATTAACTACCGCATCCCATCCACAACATCAGAAGAAAGTCCCAGTAAAGGCACTCTTAACCGCTTGCGCGACTAACTTCTGGATTTGCACACCAGGATGGTAGTCATTAAACCACAGGCAGCTCACGCCGTCCTCGTTGAAGCAAGTAGCATCGGGCGCTCCATACGCCGTCGGGTTCTTGATGGCCGTCTCAAAGGGCGCCACGGTATCGACGATCTTTCCTGTGGCATCGGTGTTGGCCTCAAGAAAGGCATCAAACCGAGAAGCCAGGAGAGAGTTGTACTTGGCGATGGCGACCTTTTGGGCAGCGACGGTGGTGGCACCCTGGCCGATCGTGGAAGGGGTGTAGTAGATGGCTGTTTTTGGGCATGATCAAATTGTTAGCAGCTCTTTCTTTGCATCTCAGTACGtcgggagaagaaaaaaaaaaaaaagaaaagaaaactcaCGAGCAGCACCCAAAAGCGCAAAGCTCCTCGCCCCCGCATCATACAACACCTGCAACCGTCCAAAATAACTATCCATGATCTGTCCATACAACGCATCCATCTCCGACTCGCCCATCCACCAGGTGTTGCCCACATCATTCACTCCAATCCAGACCGCTACCAGGCTGTTCTCGCTGTTCCATGGCGCGTACGCAGGACGGCTGGCAATGCTTCCGCTGAACTGGGCCACCTGGTCCACAAAGCTGAGCACAGTGGGCGCGAACGGCGCGACGAGCGAGGCGTTCGTGGTGGCTCCGCCCGAAGCAAAGTTGTAGGAGAGCGTGAGCGAGGTGTTGAGCTGAGAGGCCAGGAAGCCGACCCAGTTGAGCCCGCCTGAGGCGGTCCAGCCGGGTAAAGGGGGGTTGCCGAGCGGGTTGGAGGACGAGGGCTTGGAGCCGTTGATGTCGAAGCCGGTTTGGGAGTAGGAGTCGCCGAAGGAGATGAGGTATTTGGCAGAGGTAGAGGTGGGGACGGGCACAAAGCTAGGCTGTGTGCTGGAGCTGGTAGGTTCAGTGCTACTGCTGGATGGCTTGatggaggttgagaaggtCGAGCTGCCGCCTTTATTGGTTGTCGTGGGCGCAGCGGAGACGGTTACGGGCTTGGAGCTGGTGGTGACGACCGCAGCCGAGGTGGGCTTGGGAACGCATTGGTCTGGAAGTTGCTGGTCAGTCATGTCAATGGCTTCAAGAGTAACTGAGGAGTCAACGAGGTCGACCAACAGTAGTAGTCGTTAAACGACGTGCAAGTAGCTACTGAAGTGCAAGCCGAGCCGGCAGACTGCCATCCGATACCACCACACTGTCCCCACAGGGGAATATCAGCAGCGGCAGCTAGCGCTGGGGCTAGAGCCATGAAGCCGAGTTTGAGAGCTGCCATGATGGATCGTGGAGTTGGTCCCGAAGAGATAAAAGCACGCAGAATGATTGACAAGTCAAAAAACGTCAGAGACATGAGATATCAGGGTCAAGATATACATTATTGCACGTCCATCACAGGCCTGGACCGGAAAGCTGGCCATGGTGCTCTTCTTTTCGCTACGTCGAGATGGTGTAAGATGATTGGCGGAGTAATCGGAAGACAGGGGCCTGGATGGATCGTTCGACATTCGA
It encodes:
- a CDS encoding cellulose-binding GDSL lipase/acylhydrolase yields the protein MAALKLGFMALAPALAAAADIPLWGQCGGIGWQSAGSACTSVATCTSFNDYYYQCVPKPTSAAVVTTSSKPVTVSAAPTTTNKGGSSTFSTSIKPSSSSTEPTSSSTQPSFVPVPTSTSAKYLISFGDSYSQTGFDINGSKPSSSNPLGNPPLPGWTASGGLNWVGFLASQLNTSLTLSYNFASGGATTNASLVAPFAPTVLSFVDQVAQFSGSIASRPAYAPWNSENSLVAVWIGVNDVGNTWWMGESEMDALYGQIMDSYFGRLQVLYDAGARSFALLGAAPIYYTPSTIGQGATTVAAQKVAIAKYNSLLASRFDAFLEANTDATGKIVDTVAPFETAIKNPTAYGAPDATCFNEDGVSCLWFNDYHPGVQIQKLVAQAVKSAFTGTFF